In Zingiber officinale cultivar Zhangliang chromosome 3B, Zo_v1.1, whole genome shotgun sequence, a single window of DNA contains:
- the LOC122054966 gene encoding putative disease resistance protein RGA1 encodes MREIERFTIEVIEYTTKEKCNVPNFAALQVVLKEKITQERFLLVLDDVWNEERHKWESLCAPLRFGKPGSKILVTTRSRSIAGMVGDVDPIHLDRMDEKSFWEFFKKCAFGSSNSGIHHPHLEAMAKKMTYKLKGLPVAAKTLGGLISMPLDEHHWKGVSDSEIWTNFPKKKWD; translated from the exons atgcgggagattg AAAGATTCACCATAGAGGTTATAGAGTATACAACCAAGGAGAAGTGTAATGTCCCGAACTTCGCTGCTCTTCAAGTGGTTCTCAAGGAGAAGATCACTCAAGAGAGATTTCTTCTGGTATTGGACGATGTGTGGAACGAGGAAAGGCACAAATGGGAGAGCCTTTGTGCACCATTGAGGTTTGGAAAACCTGGTAGCAAGATATTAGTAACAACTCGCTCTAGGAGTATTGCTGGCATGGTTGGTGATGTGGATCCGATTCATCTGGATCGTATGGATGAGAAGAGCTTCTGGGAATTTTTCAAGAAATGTGCATTCGGTTCTTCAAATAGTGGCATTCATCATCCTCATTTAGAAGCCATGGCGAAGAAGATGACTTACAAGTTAAAGGGATTGCCGGTTGCAGCAAAGACTCTTGGAGGGTTGATCAGCATGCCGTTGGATGAGCATCACTGGAAAGGCGTTTCAGATAGTGAAATATGGACCAACTTTCCCAAGAAGAAATGGGATTAG